A single Mangrovimonas sp. YM274 DNA region contains:
- a CDS encoding sodium:solute symporter: METVLQTADWWVLGLYFLALIAVAVWVVLQKNKNTEDYFLAGRNVGWFVIGASIFASNIGSEHVVGLAGTGFESGTPMAHYELHAWIVLLLGWLFLPFYIRSGAFTMPEFLEKRFDSRSRWFLSVFSLLAYVLTKVSVTIYAGGIVVSELLGIPFWYGAIGIVIFTGIYTVVGGMKAVIYTETLQTVILILGSMIITYLGMQEVGGWSQLRETVTAVSPDHFNMWRPISDPDFPWTGMLFGGTVVGVWYWCTDQYIVQRTLAAHNIKIGRRGAIFGAYLKLLPILIFLIPGIIAFALTIQNPEMFGVEKADRAFPMLVKTLLPVGLKGLVAGGLMAALMSSLASVFNSCSTIFTIDIYKKLKPQKSERELLTIGKVATGFIVVLGIIWIPIMEKIGGGVMYQYLQNVQSYIAPPVTAVFLLGIIWKRVNSQAAITTLMAGLVLLILRLGAEIYYQPQIAAGETVDSVMFAFASINFAHMAIFMFIFSVILCVTVSLVTGAPNYAKISGLSFGTLTAEDRAATKGSYGTVDIVLSVLLIIIVVAILSYFTS, translated from the coding sequence ATGGAAACAGTTTTGCAAACCGCCGACTGGTGGGTTTTGGGACTCTATTTTTTGGCTCTAATTGCCGTAGCAGTATGGGTTGTACTTCAAAAGAATAAAAATACCGAGGATTACTTTTTGGCAGGTCGAAATGTAGGTTGGTTTGTTATTGGAGCCTCTATTTTTGCTTCCAATATAGGGTCGGAGCACGTGGTTGGCTTGGCAGGAACAGGTTTTGAATCGGGAACTCCAATGGCACATTATGAGTTGCATGCATGGATTGTACTGCTTTTGGGGTGGCTGTTTTTACCATTTTACATTAGAAGCGGCGCTTTTACTATGCCTGAATTTTTAGAAAAACGATTCGATAGTCGCTCGAGATGGTTCTTGTCGGTTTTTTCATTGTTGGCCTATGTGTTGACGAAGGTATCGGTAACCATTTATGCTGGAGGAATTGTGGTTTCTGAATTATTGGGAATTCCTTTTTGGTACGGAGCCATTGGCATTGTGATCTTCACAGGAATCTATACCGTAGTAGGAGGGATGAAAGCTGTAATTTATACGGAAACCCTTCAAACGGTTATCCTTATTTTGGGATCCATGATCATTACCTATTTAGGAATGCAGGAAGTTGGTGGATGGTCGCAATTAAGGGAAACGGTTACAGCCGTGAGTCCAGACCATTTCAATATGTGGCGCCCCATAAGTGATCCCGATTTTCCTTGGACAGGGATGTTATTTGGAGGGACCGTTGTGGGGGTTTGGTATTGGTGTACCGATCAATATATCGTGCAGCGTACTTTGGCTGCCCATAACATTAAAATAGGTAGACGTGGAGCTATTTTTGGAGCTTACCTTAAGCTATTGCCTATTTTGATTTTCTTGATTCCTGGCATCATTGCTTTTGCCTTGACCATTCAAAATCCAGAAATGTTTGGTGTAGAGAAAGCTGATAGAGCATTCCCAATGTTAGTGAAAACCTTGTTGCCTGTAGGATTGAAAGGTTTAGTAGCAGGAGGATTGATGGCAGCACTTATGAGTTCGCTGGCATCTGTGTTCAACTCATGCTCGACAATTTTTACCATCGATATTTACAAAAAGTTGAAACCACAAAAAAGTGAACGGGAATTGCTTACCATTGGTAAAGTGGCTACCGGCTTTATAGTAGTTCTGGGAATTATTTGGATTCCTATTATGGAAAAAATTGGGGGCGGTGTGATGTATCAATACCTTCAAAATGTACAGTCGTACATAGCACCTCCAGTAACAGCGGTATTTCTTTTGGGGATTATTTGGAAACGTGTCAACTCCCAAGCAGCCATTACAACCTTAATGGCGGGATTGGTATTGTTGATACTTCGCTTGGGAGCTGAAATTTATTACCAGCCTCAAATTGCAGCCGGAGAGACGGTAGACAGTGTAATGTTTGCTTTTGCTTCCATTAACTTTGCCCATATGGCCATTTTTATGTTTATTTTCTCGGTAATTTTATGCGTCACGGTTAGCTTGGTAACGGGGGCTCCAAATTATGCGAAAATAAGTGGGTTGTCCTTTGGGACCTTGACGGCAGAGGACCGAGCAGCTACCAAAGGCAGTTATGGTACCGTTGATATTGTACTTTCTGTACTTTTAATCATTATTGTTGTGGCCATACTGTCGTATTTTACAAGTTGA
- the xylA gene encoding xylose isomerase produces the protein MATKEYFKGIKHIEYEGNLSHNPLAFKYYDPNRIVAGKTLREHFKFAVAYWHTFCGQGADPFGVGTQNFPWDQSSDPIQAAKDKADAAFEFMDKIGFDYYCMHDFDLVKEGDTFAESEKRVSTIVDYLKQKQKFTGKKLLWGTSNCFTHPRYMNGAATNPDFKVLARAGGQVKLAIDATIALHGENYVFWGGREGYMSLLNTDMARELDHLAQFLIMARDYAREQGFKGSFFIEPKPMEPTKHQYDFDTATAIGFLKEYGLERDFKINVEVNHATLAQHTFQHELEVAARAGMLGSIDANRGDYQNGWDTDQFPNNIQEVTEAMLVFLKAGGLQGGGVNFDAKIRRNSTDLEDLFLAHIGGADTFARALITADKIISYSGYDSLRKQRYSSFDSGKGKEFEKGKLDLSDLYDIAAEEGEIPLQSGKQELFENIISQYI, from the coding sequence ATGGCAACTAAAGAATATTTTAAAGGTATCAAGCATATCGAATATGAAGGAAATTTGTCCCATAATCCATTGGCATTTAAATATTATGATCCTAATAGGATTGTAGCAGGGAAAACCTTGCGGGAACATTTCAAATTTGCGGTGGCCTATTGGCATACCTTCTGCGGGCAGGGAGCTGATCCCTTTGGCGTTGGCACACAAAACTTTCCTTGGGATCAATCCTCAGATCCCATTCAGGCGGCGAAAGATAAGGCGGATGCCGCATTTGAGTTTATGGATAAAATAGGTTTTGATTACTATTGTATGCACGATTTTGATTTGGTCAAGGAGGGAGACACCTTTGCCGAATCTGAAAAGCGAGTAAGTACCATTGTGGATTATTTAAAACAGAAACAAAAATTTACAGGTAAAAAATTGCTGTGGGGCACTTCCAATTGCTTTACTCATCCTAGATATATGAATGGAGCTGCTACCAATCCAGATTTTAAGGTTTTGGCAAGGGCAGGAGGGCAAGTGAAATTGGCCATTGATGCCACCATTGCCTTACATGGTGAAAATTATGTGTTTTGGGGGGGACGAGAAGGTTATATGTCCCTGTTGAATACGGATATGGCGAGGGAGTTGGACCACTTGGCCCAATTTTTAATTATGGCTCGCGATTATGCACGGGAACAAGGGTTTAAAGGCTCCTTTTTTATTGAGCCCAAACCCATGGAGCCTACTAAGCACCAATATGATTTTGATACGGCTACGGCTATTGGGTTTTTGAAGGAATATGGCTTGGAGCGTGATTTTAAAATTAATGTGGAGGTTAATCATGCTACCTTGGCACAACACACCTTTCAGCATGAACTGGAAGTGGCTGCCAGAGCGGGAATGTTGGGAAGTATCGACGCCAATAGAGGGGATTACCAAAATGGTTGGGACACCGATCAATTTCCTAACAACATACAGGAAGTTACCGAAGCGATGTTAGTATTCTTAAAAGCCGGTGGACTGCAAGGGGGAGGTGTTAACTTTGATGCTAAAATCCGCCGAAATTCTACAGATTTGGAAGATCTCTTTCTAGCCCATATTGGTGGTGCCGACACTTTTGCAAGGGCTTTGATTACTGCGGACAAAATCATTTCATATTCGGGTTACGATTCCTTAAGAAAACAACGTTATAGTTCTTTCGATTCAGGTAAAGGGAAGGAGTTTGAAAAAGGAAAATTGGACCTGTCAGACTTATATGATATCGCTGCAGAAGAAGGAGAAATCCCTCTGCAAAGTGGTAAGCAGGAGTTGTTTGAGAACATTATTAGCCAATACATTTAA
- a CDS encoding xylulokinase, whose protein sequence is MYYIGYDLGSSSIKAALVNAASGKVLGLAQYPETEMEIKSPKTGWAEQDPNLWWDYLGILTQKLIRQTGVSKTTIKGVGIAYQMHGLVLVDKDLEVLRPSIIWCDSRAAGIGNKVFGDLGEDACMQHLLNSPGNFTLSKLKWVKDNEPSLFEKVDKFMLPGDFIALKLTGEATTTISGLSEGIMWDFKTNTPALWLFEHLGIDTSLIPRMVPTFSVQGSVTKTAAKATGLPSGIPILYRAGDQPNNALSLNVLRPGQIAATGGTSGVVYAVTDHQQSLESLRINNFAHVNYTPDTPLIGKLLNINGAGIQYSWMKQHVLGAQSYEVMNSMAANVPIGAEGLRVVPFGNGVERMLNNGNDGAAIFNLNFNKHQVGHLFRAALEGIAFSFVYGVNIMKRDGVKVGNIRAGNDNLFRSEIFATTLATLIDSEIDILDTTGAIGAARAAGVSMGDFKSLEDVFSDNEKVCTYAPISDKGPYSEAFQLWEQDLNQRYLNNLKHSIHQ, encoded by the coding sequence ATGTATTATATAGGATATGATTTAGGAAGCTCCTCTATCAAAGCGGCATTGGTCAATGCTGCTTCAGGAAAGGTTTTGGGACTGGCCCAATACCCAGAAACAGAAATGGAAATCAAGTCTCCCAAAACCGGTTGGGCCGAGCAGGATCCCAATTTATGGTGGGACTATTTAGGAATTCTTACCCAAAAGTTGATAAGGCAAACGGGAGTATCCAAAACGACCATAAAAGGTGTTGGAATAGCCTATCAAATGCATGGCTTGGTTTTGGTAGATAAGGATTTGGAGGTTTTGAGACCTTCCATTATTTGGTGTGATAGTAGGGCCGCTGGAATAGGAAATAAAGTCTTCGGTGATTTGGGAGAGGACGCCTGTATGCAGCACTTATTGAATTCTCCAGGAAATTTCACCCTGTCTAAATTGAAATGGGTTAAGGACAATGAGCCCTCTCTGTTCGAAAAGGTTGATAAGTTTATGTTACCGGGAGATTTCATTGCCCTTAAATTAACAGGAGAAGCCACGACTACTATTTCAGGGCTTTCTGAAGGCATTATGTGGGATTTTAAAACCAATACTCCAGCGTTATGGTTGTTTGAACATTTGGGAATTGATACAAGTTTGATTCCGCGGATGGTACCAACTTTCTCAGTTCAGGGTTCTGTAACCAAAACAGCAGCCAAGGCTACGGGGTTGCCTAGTGGCATTCCTATTTTGTATAGGGCAGGAGACCAGCCCAACAATGCCTTGTCTTTAAATGTTTTGCGCCCTGGCCAAATAGCGGCAACTGGGGGGACTTCAGGCGTGGTATATGCGGTAACAGACCATCAACAAAGCTTGGAGAGTCTACGTATCAACAATTTTGCACATGTAAATTATACTCCTGATACACCTTTGATAGGTAAACTTTTGAATATTAATGGTGCTGGAATTCAGTACAGTTGGATGAAGCAGCATGTGCTGGGAGCTCAATCTTATGAGGTAATGAACTCCATGGCGGCTAATGTGCCAATAGGAGCTGAAGGACTGCGTGTTGTTCCCTTTGGGAATGGCGTTGAGCGCATGCTGAACAATGGCAACGATGGGGCAGCTATCTTCAATTTAAATTTTAATAAACACCAGGTAGGACATCTTTTTAGGGCAGCTCTGGAAGGCATTGCATTTTCCTTTGTTTATGGAGTTAATATTATGAAGAGAGACGGTGTGAAGGTAGGAAACATAAGGGCCGGTAATGATAACCTCTTTAGATCCGAAATTTTTGCCACCACTTTGGCAACATTAATAGATTCTGAAATAGACATTTTGGATACTACAGGGGCTATTGGTGCGGCGAGGGCAGCTGGTGTTAGTATGGGGGACTTTAAAAGTTTGGAGGATGTTTTTTCAGATAATGAAAAAGTATGCACGTATGCTCCAATTTCCGATAAGGGGCCTTACAGTGAGGCTTTTCAGTTATGGGAACAGGACCTGAACCAGCGATATTTAAACAATTTGAAACACAGTATACATCAATAA
- a CDS encoding glycoside hydrolase family 43 protein, translating to MNLFRNHFIMSVALLTLGLAMLSHSKKIYSFKQPIAYKHVVTYDWFEYKGQDAVFERSDKTNDDYFNPILAGFYSDPSICRVDDAYYMVTSSFSYFPGLPLFKSTDLVHWKQIGHVITKASQANFSGGVSRGLFAPTIRYHNGVFYVICTNVSSKGNFIVTSTNPEMGWSDPIWLPEIDGIDPDLFFDDNGKVYITHNGPPPNNISKHNGHRAIYTWEYDLQQQKIVSNQKLLVDGGTDMAKEPVWIEGPHMFKKDGYYYLFCAEGGTGYQHSEVVFRSRHIYGPYTSYENNPILTQRHLPKNRAHQITTTGHADFVELPNGDWWGVYLGCRPYEVEYYNTGRETFMLPLKWQENGWPTFQQGTQPHPFVHPRPALPLSQERIEPTSGNFVSRDDFESDTLDVLWNFLRTPDRQFYDIEGGTLVMEPQAESMHEVSKFSFIGRRQQHSNFEVATKFSFAPSKSGEAAGLVAFQNEKHYLFLGKRRNEQGNLEVFLEQSFGETLEILASKVVENEDDDLLVRIVGRTKYYDFYYKQNEHDDWRLLKANVDASLLSTKVAKGFVGSMLAMYASKNHF from the coding sequence ATGAATTTATTTAGAAATCATTTTATAATGTCTGTTGCCTTGCTAACATTGGGTTTGGCAATGCTTTCGCATTCCAAAAAAATTTACTCATTTAAGCAACCGATTGCGTATAAGCATGTGGTAACTTATGATTGGTTTGAATATAAAGGGCAAGATGCTGTCTTTGAGCGTTCAGATAAAACTAATGACGACTATTTCAATCCTATTTTAGCTGGTTTTTATTCAGATCCCAGTATTTGCAGGGTAGACGATGCTTATTACATGGTAACTTCTTCATTTTCCTATTTTCCAGGGCTTCCTTTGTTTAAGAGTACCGATTTGGTGCATTGGAAACAAATTGGACATGTTATAACCAAAGCGTCTCAAGCTAATTTTTCAGGCGGTGTATCGAGAGGGCTGTTTGCTCCTACCATCAGATATCACAATGGCGTTTTCTACGTTATTTGTACCAATGTAAGTTCTAAAGGAAATTTTATTGTCACAAGTACAAACCCAGAAATGGGATGGTCAGACCCCATTTGGTTACCCGAAATAGATGGGATTGATCCCGATTTGTTTTTTGATGATAATGGTAAAGTATACATTACTCACAATGGTCCACCTCCGAATAATATCTCCAAGCATAATGGACACAGGGCTATTTACACTTGGGAATATGATTTGCAACAACAAAAAATAGTATCCAATCAAAAATTATTAGTAGATGGAGGTACCGATATGGCCAAGGAACCTGTATGGATTGAAGGTCCCCATATGTTCAAAAAGGATGGCTATTACTATTTGTTTTGTGCCGAAGGAGGCACTGGCTATCAGCACTCAGAAGTTGTGTTTAGGAGTAGGCATATCTATGGTCCATATACTAGCTATGAAAACAACCCTATTTTAACGCAAAGGCATTTGCCTAAGAATCGTGCCCATCAAATTACAACGACGGGTCATGCCGATTTTGTTGAACTTCCCAATGGAGACTGGTGGGGCGTGTATTTGGGATGCCGTCCCTACGAGGTAGAGTATTACAATACGGGAAGAGAAACGTTTATGTTACCTCTTAAATGGCAAGAAAATGGTTGGCCCACCTTTCAGCAGGGGACTCAACCGCATCCGTTTGTTCATCCTAGGCCTGCATTGCCATTAAGCCAAGAAAGAATAGAACCAACATCGGGTAATTTTGTTTCTAGAGATGATTTTGAGTCTGATACACTAGATGTTCTTTGGAATTTTTTAAGAACACCGGACCGACAATTTTATGATATTGAAGGAGGCACGTTGGTCATGGAACCTCAAGCCGAAAGTATGCATGAGGTGTCCAAATTTTCCTTTATTGGAAGACGTCAGCAACACAGCAATTTTGAAGTGGCTACGAAGTTTTCTTTTGCTCCCTCCAAATCAGGAGAAGCGGCGGGATTGGTGGCCTTTCAAAATGAGAAGCATTATCTCTTTTTAGGCAAGCGTAGGAATGAACAGGGGAACTTAGAGGTGTTTTTAGAACAAAGTTTTGGTGAAACGTTGGAGATTCTAGCCTCAAAAGTAGTGGAGAATGAAGACGATGATCTTTTGGTAAGAATTGTGGGGCGTACCAAATATTATGATTTTTATTACAAGCAAAATGAGCATGACGATTGGCGATTGCTGAAGGCCAATGTGGATGCCTCATTGTTGAGCACCAAAGTTGCCAAAGGGTTTGTAGGAAGTATGTTGGCGATGTACGCTTCCAAAAATCATTTTTAA
- a CDS encoding LacI family DNA-binding transcriptional regulator, which translates to MKQKKDITIYDIAKALNLSTSTISRALKNHHSISKKTIQKVKEAAKEMGYSPNTIAASLRNNKTYTIGVLISRINRPFISDLISGIEERAQKSGFNIIITQSNDSYENEINMAQALYNSRVSGVICSLAMETKDTEHFKQFIDKNIPIVFVDRVPKDIETYRVMIDNYSAAYKATKHLIEQGCKRIAHFAGSQYMNIYSERKRGYMEALRDHNLDIDENLIIYFNTLSYEEGEKATKKLLKMQNPPDGIFSANDTTGVSAIQIAKKMNVKVPNELAIIGFNNDPIASIIDPGLSTVTHPAFKMGQTSAEKIVNHLKNALNDDITEITFLNTEVLVRESSKRT; encoded by the coding sequence ATGAAACAAAAAAAGGACATTACCATATATGATATTGCCAAGGCCCTAAATTTATCGACTTCTACGATTTCAAGAGCCTTGAAAAACCATCATAGTATTAGTAAAAAAACCATTCAAAAAGTAAAAGAGGCCGCTAAAGAGATGGGCTACTCCCCCAATACTATTGCCGCCAGTTTACGGAACAATAAAACCTACACCATTGGGGTTCTTATTTCTCGGATAAACCGTCCCTTTATTTCAGATTTAATAAGCGGTATTGAAGAACGAGCCCAAAAATCAGGGTTTAATATTATCATTACCCAATCCAACGATTCCTACGAAAACGAAATTAATATGGCCCAGGCCCTATATAATAGTAGGGTTAGCGGTGTTATTTGTTCCCTGGCAATGGAAACCAAGGACACTGAACATTTCAAACAATTTATAGACAAAAATATCCCCATCGTGTTTGTGGATCGGGTGCCAAAAGATATTGAAACTTACCGCGTCATGATTGACAATTATTCTGCGGCCTATAAAGCTACAAAGCACCTCATTGAACAAGGCTGCAAGCGCATAGCTCATTTTGCGGGGTCTCAATACATGAATATATACAGTGAACGTAAAAGAGGTTATATGGAAGCCTTAAGGGATCATAATTTGGACATAGATGAAAACCTGATTATTTATTTCAATACATTGAGTTATGAAGAAGGGGAAAAAGCCACGAAAAAACTATTGAAAATGCAAAATCCACCGGATGGTATTTTCTCCGCGAATGACACCACTGGAGTGAGCGCCATTCAAATAGCCAAAAAAATGAACGTCAAGGTTCCGAATGAATTGGCTATAATAGGTTTCAATAACGACCCTATTGCATCCATCATTGATCCTGGATTGTCAACCGTAACACACCCCGCCTTTAAAATGGGGCAAACCTCAGCTGAAAAAATCGTCAACCACCTAAAAAATGCCTTGAACGATGATATCACCGAAATTACGTTTCTAAACACAGAAGTACTTGTAAGAGAATCTTCAAAACGAACCTAA
- a CDS encoding glycoside hydrolase family 3 C-terminal domain-containing protein: protein MRFSIRKPKFHSISLGLILVFLFAVACQKQVDSKESSNSEKEGTLEEAKQDFDFPFYNPSLPLDDRVEDLILRLTLEEKADQMMHNTNGVERLGIPAYSWWNEALHGVGRSGVATVFPQAIGLGATFDEDLALRVSSAISDEARAMYNAAKAKGYYKRYGGLTFWTPNINIFRDPRWGRGQETYGEDPYLTARLGTAFVKGLQGEDPNYLKTAACAKHYAVHSGPEKLRHEFDAKANPKDLWETYLPAFEALVNADVEAVMCAYNSTNGAPCCANEYLISDVLLEKWQFKGHVLSDCWAIVDFFTPSDKGGHGTVETAAQASALAVKNRVSLNCGSTYLEGIPEAVKQGILTEAEVDRELATLLKTRFKLGLFDPEGSNQYDSISIDVVDSDEHRALAREVAQKGIVMLKNNGALPLKNDLARYFVTGPHAANSDVLLGNYFGVNPKLVTVLEGIAGAVDHASQLQYRMGIMLDQPNANPQDWTTPNAGKSDATIAVLGISGLLEGEEGESIASATLGDRFEYGLPENQLEFLRKLRKEAGERPIITVITGGSPIDLAEVEALSDAVLFVWYPGEEGGNAVADILFGKVSPSGRLPITFPKSYDQLPAYEDYTMNGRTYKYMEKEPLYPFGFGLSYTTFNYGTPKLSSKTITSKDTVTVSVEVTNSGNVDSDEVVQLYVTDTEASFKVPNFQLQAVDRSHFKAGESKILTFELGPEAFEVVNAKGERVIEPGAFKIYIGGSSPMKRSHDLGASQPAEVTVVVK from the coding sequence ATGCGCTTTTCAATCCGTAAGCCGAAATTTCACTCTATTTCCCTAGGTTTAATACTGGTTTTCTTGTTTGCAGTTGCTTGCCAGAAGCAAGTTGATTCTAAAGAAAGTTCAAATTCTGAGAAAGAGGGAACTTTAGAGGAAGCCAAACAAGATTTTGATTTTCCATTTTACAACCCATCACTACCCCTTGATGATCGGGTTGAGGATTTGATTTTAAGATTGACTCTGGAGGAGAAAGCCGATCAAATGATGCACAATACCAATGGTGTAGAACGCCTAGGAATACCGGCATATAGCTGGTGGAACGAGGCCTTGCATGGTGTGGGACGCTCTGGAGTGGCGACGGTATTTCCGCAAGCCATAGGATTGGGAGCGACCTTTGATGAGGATCTAGCTTTAAGGGTGTCCTCAGCCATTTCTGATGAAGCTAGAGCCATGTACAATGCTGCAAAGGCCAAGGGATATTACAAGCGTTACGGAGGATTGACCTTTTGGACCCCCAATATCAATATTTTTAGAGATCCTAGATGGGGTCGGGGGCAGGAGACTTATGGAGAAGACCCTTATTTAACAGCTCGGTTGGGGACTGCTTTTGTAAAAGGGCTTCAGGGAGAAGATCCCAATTATCTAAAAACGGCTGCATGCGCCAAACACTATGCTGTACATAGTGGTCCTGAAAAGTTGCGCCATGAATTTGATGCTAAGGCCAATCCAAAAGATTTGTGGGAAACCTATTTGCCAGCTTTTGAGGCTTTAGTGAATGCAGATGTAGAAGCGGTGATGTGTGCATACAACAGTACCAATGGAGCACCGTGTTGTGCCAATGAATACTTAATTTCAGATGTGCTTTTGGAAAAATGGCAATTTAAAGGACATGTGTTGAGCGATTGTTGGGCGATTGTAGATTTTTTTACTCCCTCCGACAAAGGGGGGCATGGCACTGTGGAAACGGCAGCTCAAGCTTCTGCTTTGGCGGTTAAAAATAGAGTGAGTTTAAATTGTGGTAGTACCTATTTGGAGGGGATTCCGGAGGCCGTAAAACAGGGTATATTAACAGAAGCTGAAGTAGACAGGGAATTGGCTACCCTACTTAAAACCCGATTTAAATTAGGACTTTTTGACCCAGAAGGGAGTAATCAATACGATAGTATTTCTATAGATGTTGTTGATAGCGATGAGCATCGAGCCCTCGCTAGGGAGGTTGCCCAAAAAGGAATTGTTATGTTGAAAAATAATGGGGCTTTACCTTTAAAGAATGATTTGGCGCGGTATTTTGTAACCGGGCCCCATGCAGCCAATTCTGATGTTTTATTAGGTAATTATTTTGGGGTCAATCCTAAGTTGGTCACTGTTTTGGAAGGTATTGCGGGAGCAGTTGACCACGCCAGTCAATTGCAATATAGAATGGGAATTATGTTGGATCAACCTAATGCTAACCCTCAGGACTGGACCACGCCAAATGCTGGTAAAAGTGATGCTACCATTGCTGTTTTAGGGATTTCAGGACTGTTGGAGGGAGAGGAAGGAGAATCCATTGCTTCAGCAACTCTAGGTGACCGTTTTGAATATGGATTGCCAGAGAACCAATTGGAGTTTTTAAGAAAATTACGGAAAGAAGCAGGTGAGCGACCTATTATTACGGTGATTACGGGAGGCAGTCCTATTGATTTGGCAGAAGTGGAAGCCTTGTCTGATGCGGTACTCTTTGTATGGTATCCAGGAGAAGAAGGTGGTAATGCTGTGGCGGATATCCTTTTTGGAAAGGTGTCCCCTTCAGGACGTTTGCCAATTACTTTCCCAAAATCTTATGACCAGCTTCCTGCCTATGAAGATTATACTATGAATGGACGTACCTATAAATATATGGAAAAGGAGCCTTTGTATCCCTTCGGTTTTGGACTGTCCTATACAACATTTAATTATGGTACACCTAAGCTGTCTTCCAAGACCATTACCTCCAAAGATACGGTTACTGTATCGGTTGAAGTTACTAATTCAGGTAACGTAGATTCCGATGAAGTAGTACAACTGTATGTTACCGATACGGAAGCGAGTTTTAAAGTTCCCAATTTTCAACTTCAGGCTGTAGACAGAAGCCATTTTAAGGCAGGAGAAAGTAAAATCCTAACCTTTGAGCTGGGGCCAGAGGCCTTTGAAGTGGTAAATGCAAAAGGGGAGCGTGTTATTGAGCCTGGAGCTTTTAAAATTTACATAGGAGGTTCCAGTCCAATGAAAAGAAGTCATGACTTGGGTGCTTCCCAACCGGCTGAGGTAACAGTTGTTGTCAAATAA